CGACCCCGCATAGCAGGCCCCTGCTCCGTCGGCGGCGATCGTGCGGAGCGTGTCGGCGAGGCACGGCACGTGCAGCACGTGCCCCTCGTCGAGGGGCACACCGTCGTCGTCCGCGAGGAGTCGGGCGCTCTCGGGCTGCCAGCCGTAGATGGCCGGAAAGGTCGAACGGAGGAAGACCGCCGCCCCCCGCGAGACGGGGAACCCTGAGTCCGCCCAGCCGATCACCGGCTCGAGCACCCGGTCCCAGGGCAGCCGGCCGTAGCGGTCCGACGCCTCCCCGAGTGCCGCGAACGCTCCGGGTGTGGCGACCGATCCGTAGCCGACGCCCTGTGCGACGATGCCGCCGTAGTCGAACTCGACCGCCTCGATGCCGTCACCGAGCCGCACCTGCCCGTCTCCGCGCGGGATCTCGGCGTAGCCGTCGATCACGACGGGATCGCCGTCAGGCGGCCAGACTGTCACGAACCCGCTGCCTCCGGCGCACATGATGCCCGGCTCGGTGCACAGCGACGTCGCCGCTGCCGCCAACGCCGCATCGACAGCGTTGCCGCCGTCGGCCATCGCGACGCCTGCATCGGCGGCGATCCGGCTGGGCGCGGCTACTCCGATCGTCGTCACGCCACGTGCTCCTCCCCGTCCAGGGGACGGCCCCGCGACGTGTGCGCGGGCCGGCGACCCCAGTCAGCTGTCCAGGTGCCAGGGTGGGGCCGGCGCCTCCATGCGGTCCAGGCGGGACGGGACCGGACCGAACCGGTCCTCATCGTGGTCCGCCCACGCCCGCCACGCCGCGGTGAGCTCAGCGCGGTCACGCCCGACGAAGTTCCACCACATGACGACCTGCTCGCCCAGCGGCTCACCCCCGAGGACCATGAAGCGTGCGCCCTCGCCGGCCACCTCGACGGGCAGGCGGCGCCGGCCGGGTGGCACCAGCGCGAGCCAGCCGTGCTCGACGATGTCGACGCCCACCTTCACGCGACCGTCCAGCGGCACGACTGCGTACTCGAAGCCCTCGACCGCCGGGATCTGCGTGGTGCCCGCGCGCAGCGTGACGTCGGCGCCGACCAGCGGGGTGTCGGCCCGGGCCGGCGAGGTCGCGTGACCGAGCGACCCCACGAGCACGGATGCCTCGCCCGTGCCCAGGTCGACGCGGGGCAGGTCGGCGTGGTGCTCGAACGCCGACGCACCGTGGCGGGTGTGCTCGGGCTGTGCGATCCACATCTGGACGCCACGCAGCGGCGCAGGCGCACCGAGCTCGGCGTGGGCGACCCCGTGTCCCGCGGTCATCAGGTTCAGCTGACCTGGTCGGATGACCTGCTCGGTGCCCAGCGAATCGCTGTGCACCGCCTCGCCGTCGAGCAGCCAGGTAACGGTCGCGAGCCCGATGTGCGGGTGCGGACCGATCTCCATCGGATCGGGATCGAGGCCGTCCGCGGGCAGGATCAGGTCGGTGAAGCACCACGCACCGACAGTGCGCCGACCCTTGGTCGGCAGCACCCGGGCGATCCGCATCCCGCCGACCGACGCCCGCCGGCCCTCGCGGACCTCGATGCCGGCCAGGTCCTCGTCCTGGCAGGCCGCGTCCTTCGGCTCGACCGGACCGCTCATGGTGCCTCCTCGCCGCCGTCGTGGAAGGCTCCAGTCTACGGAGCGACGTCTGCCACGGTCGGGATCGCCGGATCGGCCACGACCGGGTCGTGGGGGTAGCCGACGCCGGTCGGGATGCCGCGTGCCCGCCGCCGGACGATGGCCGCGACGACGGCGAGCGTCAGGGCGAGCGGCACCAGGGCGATGGCGAGGATGAACGTGCCGGGACGCACGAGGTCGAGCGCGACGCCGGCCACGGCCTGACCGGACCCTGCGCCAATGAGGATCATCGCCGGGTACAGCGCGAACCCCTCGGCCTGGCGTGGCTCGGCCACGATGCGCTGGATCGCCAGGCCCGCGAGCGCGTTCAGCGGGGCGATCGGCATCCCGACGACGAACAGGGCGACCGCGAGCAGCGCCACGCTGCCGGCGACCGCCGTCGGGACGAAGCTCAGCGCGAACACCGCGAGCAGCGCGGCCGCCAGCGCGCGGCCGCGGCGCAGCGGATCGCGCAAGCTGGCGACCGCGAGGCCGGCCAGGCCGCTGCCGAGGGCCGTCAGGGCGAGGAGCGGCCCGGCCGACGCCGGCTCCCAGCCGAACGCGTCCAGGCGCGCTGGCATCGACGCCTCCCACGCTCCGAGCGCCAGGCCCGGCCCGAACGCCAGCAGGTAGATGCTGCGTGCTCCACGGGTCCGCAGGGGCGCTGCGCCCGCCAGGTCCAGGTCGAGCGCAGGCGGGCGGATCGGCAGGCCACCGAGCAGCAGCGCCGCGGTTGCGAACGCCGCAGCCTGCAGGACGAGCACGCCGATCGGTCCGACCACCAGCGCGGCGGCGCCGGCCACCGCCGGTCCGGCCACGAACGCGACCTCGACGAAGACCGCATCCAGTGCGTTGGCGGGCTCGATCTGCTCGGCGCTCACGGTCGGCACGAGCAGTGCACGGAACCCGCCGAGCACGGCGGCGGACGCCGCACCCTCGGCGGCGGCGAGCACGCCGAGCACCCAGACGGGCGCACCGGTCGACGCCGCTGCCGCCAGGCCGAGCATCCCGGCGCCGGCCAGGAGCAGGTCGCGCCGCAGGCCTCCCCGCAGCTCGACGCGGTCGAGCTGGCGGCCGCGCGGTTGGGCGAGCAGGCCGCTGGTCAGCGTCAGGATGCCCGCGAGCGTCGCACCGGTCGCCAGGTCACCGGTGACGACCTCGCCGACCAGGACGAGCGCGAGGAGGTTCATGGTCAACGGCAGGCGTGCGAACAGGTTCGCGACGGCCCACCGCCGGAATAGGGGCTCAGACAACAGTGCGCGCAGCGGCGCCTCGGAAACGATGTCCACCGGCCTCACGCTATCGTCGCGTCGCTCCGTCGGAGCGCCCCAGGGCCGACTCCGGGGAGCGAACAGCCCACATGTGGTGATCCGGCTCCCCAGGGATTGGGGCGCGGCGTGGCTGCGGGGAGCGAACGCACCGCACATCGCGATCGCACTCCCCAGGGGGCGCGCCGCGACGCTGCGGGGTCAACGAGCGGTCGCGCGCTCCAGCATCGAGCACCGTACCAGTCAGCAGGGTGAGCTTGTAGCCGGTGCGCGGCAGCGGCGTGGCGCCGTTGGTGGCGACGGCCGCGGCCGCGGTCAGCGCCTCCCGCGTCGCGGGCGAGCCCACGAGCGCCCCCTCGACGGTGGGCAGGCGCAACGGGACCGTCGCGACGCCTCCGACGGCGATCGCCGCGTGCGTGACCACGTCGCCGTCCAGCACGATGCGCGCGACCGCCTCGACCAGCGGCCACACCGCCTCGAACCGGCTGATCGCCCGGAAGTAGGCGGCACGCTCGGCGGGCCATGGGGGGGAAGGTGGACGTGGGTCAGCAGCTCGCCGCCGGTCAGCTGGTGGTCGCCCGTGGGTCGGAGCCGTCGCCCCACAGGTCGGCGACGGCCATGCGGCCACTCCCGGTCACACTGATCTGCGCGTCGCTGGCCAGCAGCGACATGCCGATCGACGAGGGGTGCGGGTGCACGCAGGGGCCGAGGTCGAACACCACTCCCAGGCTGTGGTCGCCCTCGCGCGCCAGGCAGCCGTCGCCGCCGGACTTGAGGCACGACAGCGCGGGGTGACGGAAGTACCAGCACCGGGTGCGCTGCGTCAGGTTTCCCCCGATGGTCGCGACGGCACGGATCTGCGGTGTCGCCAGCCCGGCGGCGGTCTGCGCGACGGCGGCATGGCTGGCGGCCAGGTCCGTTGCCACCGTGGCGACGGTCACCAGCGCGCCGACGGTGACGCCGCCGTCGTCGGCCGGATCGATGCGGGTCAGCTCGTCGAGTGGCGCGAGATCGACGAGCGGCCGGGCACGCACGTCGTGGCGCAGACGCTCCTGCAGGTCGGTGCCGCCCGCCCGGTAGTCACCCGTCGCGGCAACGGCGTCGTCGATCGAGGTCGCGCGGTGCAGTGTCATGCCGGATCCCTCCCGTGCCGCGGGCCGGTCGTCATCGCAGCGCCTCGACGACCCGGTCCGGTGTGACCGGCAGGTCCAGCGGGCGCCAGCCCGTGGCGTTGTGGATGGCGTTGCCGACCGACGCCGCGACGCCGATCGTGGCGACCTCGCCGAGCCCGACGCCGCCGCCCGGGGCGTGCTCCCACCCCTCCTCGTCGAAGTGGACCTCGATCTCGGGTGTGTCGCCGAGCTGGGGGATGCGGGACCCCGCGCCGGAACCGGCCGCTGCCGCGTCCCGACACGGGCCGGTCCCGCCATCGCTGCAGGGTGGCGGCGTGGTCGTACAGCCGCTGGCGCCGCTCGTTGCCGTCCCAGCGCCGCCGCAGCGCCAGCGGATCCTCGCGAGGCGGTGGGCGACCTCGTCGACGGCCTGCTCCAGCGCCCACATCGCGGGTGGGCCACCGGGGCCACGGAACGGCGCACCTGGCGGCGTGTTGGTGACCACGTCGTAGTCGCGGGCCCGGCGTGGCCCGCGCCGTACGACAACGTCGTCAGCGAGGCGGTCAGCGTGCCGATCGAGACCCCGCCATCCTTGACGGTGTCGACGGTCAGCGCCGCGAGGTCGCCGTCGTCGGCGGCGAGCAGCACGATGTCCGTGCGGCTGCCCGGACGCAGTCCGGTGGCCGTCAGCTCCTCGGCGCGGTCGGGGACCACCTTCACCGGCGCACGCGCGCCGCCCGACAGCTCGATCGCAGCGACCCCCTCGGCCGTCAGGCCCTGCTTCGAGCCGAACCCGCCACCGACGTGGGCCGCGGTGACCTCGATCCGGTCGTCGGGTAGGCCCGTGTGCCGTGCCGCGGCCGCCCGCACCTCCTCGACCGCCTGGGTCGACACCCACAGCCGGAGGTGCTGCGCGTCGGACCAGTCGGCGACCGCAGCGTGCGGCTCGAAGCTCGTGTGGACCTGGACGGCCGTGGTGAACGTCGCCTCGACCAGGCGGGGGTCGGCCCGCCGTCGCGCCGCGGCGATGCGACGGTCCGCGACGGGCCCCAGCCAGCTCACCAGTCCCGGACCACGCCGGTTGCCACGCCACGGGATGGGCAGGGCGAAGCCCTCCGACGCATTCGGGGCTGCACGGCGCGCCTCCCGCCCCTCATGGACCAGTGGCGCGCCGTCCGCCACCGCCGCGTCGACGTCGAGCACGGCGTCGTGCGGCGTGATGACGACGACCGCCGCGCGCGCCGCCAGACGGGCGGTCGCCGGATCGTCGGCGGCGAGCGCCGCGAGGGGCTGGCCCACCCAGCGGACCGGGGGTCCGCGGGGCGCAGGTCGACGACCGCGCGGACGCCGTTCAGGGCCCGCGCGGACGCCAGTCGACGCGGCGGACCGTGCCGGTCGCCACGCGCGACCGCACGATCACCCCGTGCAGCAGGCCGGGGAGCACCACGTCGGTCGTGTAACGGGCGGCGCCCGTCACCTTGGCCTTGGCCTCCACACGGGCAGGCGCGACGTCGACCGGGTCG
This genomic window from Euzebyales bacterium contains:
- a CDS encoding pirin family protein gives rise to the protein MSGPVEPKDAACQDEDLAGIEVREGRRASVGGMRIARVLPTKGRRTVGAWCFTDLILPADGLDPDPMEIGPHPHIGLATVTWLLDGEAVHSDSLGTEQVIRPGQLNLMTAGHGVAHAELGAPAPLRGVQMWIAQPEHTRHGASAFEHHADLPRVDLGTGEASVLVGSLGHATSPARADTPLVGADVTLRAGTTQIPAVEGFEYAVVPLDGRVKVGVDIVEHGWLALVPPGRRRLPVEVAGEGARFMVLGGEPLGEQVVMWWNFVGRDRAELTAAWRAWADHDEDRFGPVPSRLDRMEAPAPPWHLDS
- a CDS encoding MFS transporter, coding for MDIVSEAPLRALLSEPLFRRWAVANLFARLPLTMNLLALVLVGEVVTGDLATGATLAGILTLTSGLLAQPRGRQLDRVELRGGLRRDLLLAGAGMLGLAAAASTGAPVWVLGVLAAAEGAASAAVLGGFRALLVPTVSAEQIEPANALDAVFVEVAFVAGPAVAGAAALVVGPIGVLVLQAAAFATAALLLGGLPIRPPALDLDLAGAAPLRTRGARSIYLLAFGPGLALGAWEASMPARLDAFGWEPASAGPLLALTALGSGLAGLAVASLRDPLRRGRALAAALLAVFALSFVPTAVAGSVALLAVALFVVGMPIAPLNALAGLAIQRIVAEPRQAEGFALYPAMILIGAGSGQAVAGVALDLVRPGTFILAIALVPLALTLAVVAAIVRRRARGIPTGVGYPHDPVVADPAIPTVADVAP
- a CDS encoding FAD binding domain-containing protein, producing MTLHRATSIDDAVAATGDYRAGGTDLQERLRHDVRARPLVDLAPLDELTRIDPADDGGVTVGALVTVATVATDLAASHAAVAQTAAGLATPQIRAVATIGGNLTQRTRCWYFRHPALSCLKSGGDGCLAREGDHSLGVVFDLGPCVHPHPSSIGMSLLASDAQISVTGSGRMAVADLWGDGSDPRATTS
- a CDS encoding molybdopterin cofactor-binding domain-containing protein, yielding MAWQPAWSGTGELAGARRGPSHRRGATAGRPPPGRGDVHHGRPGPHELRAARCGRRLVRRAAPPAVGVDPGGRGGAGGRGTAHGPTRRPDRGHRGPRRWRVRLEAGPDGRGGRCDRAVGRRACAGEGGPRPRRGADGHRTASGQPHGHRAARRRRRRPRGADRRHRQGWRGLDRHADRLADDVVVRRGPRRARDYDVVTNTPPGAPFRGPGGPPAMWALEQAVDEVAHRLARIRWRCGGAGTATSGASGCTTTPPPCSDGGTGPCRDAAAAGSGAGSRIPQLGDTPEIEVHFDEEGWEHAPGGGVGLGEVATIGVAASVGNAIHNATGWRPLDLPVTPDRVVEALR